From one Sporichthyaceae bacterium genomic stretch:
- the asnB gene encoding asparagine synthase (glutamine-hydrolyzing): MCGIAGTYAWPDAAAVADRIIGALEHRGPDGHGAVGLACAGVPVELRHRRLAILDPSEAGAQPMRRGGLTLVYNGELYNYPELRAELGAAGVAFVGHSDTEVLLEAWRRWGIECLPRLRGMFAFAVLDEATGELTLARDQLGIKPLFVHRGGAGLVFASELKGIVAALGPQLSMDAGAMVASLLYYWVPDTRCAIREVSKLQPGCWLRIAPDGRVAEGRYFSLREVAEAAAGAAAGAATPDLAAIVADSTRRHLISDVGVGAFLSGGLDSSYLTALAARENPDLTAFTIAFRAQDARMEAMPDDLRYAREVAGRFGVKLHEIEIAPDVREMLPLLVHHLDEPIGDPAAINTYLISRAAREAGITVLLSGMGADELFGGYRKHAANLMALRYRQVPGPLRGGMAAAVGRLPVAGSRRGYRSVRFAKRFLSFAELPEAQAFRRSYTLYDHSELLDLIDPDLAQVAADVLAEHDAIYADQALDDHVNRMCLADARLFLPGLNLTYTDRASMAASAEVRVPFVDVEVVKAAFALSGAEKIRGRRGKLALKQAAASVLPDSVVHRPKGLFSAPLRSWMSGALAPLVSEMVADGELVAAGFLRRDAVRRLIAQDAARSEDRAKHLWHLLTLEFWYRQAGAAGVSAGRAAGTSMVTAA, translated from the coding sequence GTGTGCGGGATAGCCGGCACCTACGCCTGGCCCGACGCGGCGGCGGTGGCCGACCGGATCATCGGTGCGCTGGAGCACCGCGGCCCGGACGGGCACGGTGCGGTCGGGTTGGCGTGCGCCGGGGTCCCGGTGGAACTGCGGCACCGCCGGCTGGCGATCCTGGACCCGTCGGAGGCCGGCGCGCAGCCGATGCGTCGGGGTGGGTTGACCCTGGTCTACAACGGTGAGCTCTACAACTACCCGGAACTGCGCGCCGAACTGGGCGCGGCCGGGGTCGCCTTCGTCGGGCACTCCGACACCGAGGTGCTGCTGGAGGCCTGGCGGCGCTGGGGAATCGAGTGCCTGCCGCGGTTGCGCGGCATGTTCGCGTTCGCGGTCCTCGACGAGGCCACCGGTGAGCTGACCCTGGCCCGCGACCAGTTGGGCATCAAGCCGTTGTTCGTGCACCGCGGCGGCGCGGGGCTGGTGTTCGCCTCGGAACTGAAAGGGATCGTGGCCGCATTGGGGCCACAGCTGAGCATGGATGCCGGGGCGATGGTGGCCTCGTTGTTGTACTACTGGGTGCCGGACACGCGGTGCGCGATCCGGGAGGTGTCGAAGCTGCAACCGGGTTGCTGGTTGCGCATCGCCCCGGACGGGCGGGTCGCCGAGGGTCGCTACTTCTCGCTGCGTGAGGTGGCCGAGGCCGCGGCCGGGGCCGCGGCCGGGGCCGCGACCCCGGACCTGGCGGCGATCGTGGCCGACTCGACCCGCCGGCACCTGATCTCCGACGTCGGGGTCGGTGCGTTCCTGTCCGGCGGGTTGGACTCCAGCTACCTGACCGCGTTGGCTGCCCGGGAGAACCCGGACCTGACCGCGTTCACGATCGCCTTCCGTGCCCAGGACGCGCGGATGGAGGCGATGCCCGACGACCTGCGCTACGCCCGTGAGGTGGCCGGGCGGTTCGGCGTCAAGCTGCACGAGATCGAGATCGCCCCGGACGTAAGGGAAATGCTGCCGCTGCTCGTGCACCACCTCGACGAGCCGATCGGGGACCCGGCGGCGATCAACACCTACCTGATCAGCCGTGCCGCGCGGGAGGCCGGGATCACCGTGCTGCTGTCCGGGATGGGCGCCGATGAACTGTTCGGCGGCTACCGCAAGCACGCCGCGAACCTGATGGCGTTGCGCTACCGGCAGGTGCCGGGGCCGCTGCGCGGCGGGATGGCCGCGGCGGTCGGCCGGCTGCCGGTGGCCGGTTCGCGCCGCGGGTACCGCTCGGTGCGGTTCGCCAAACGGTTCCTGTCCTTCGCCGAACTGCCGGAGGCGCAGGCGTTCCGGCGCAGCTACACCCTCTACGACCATTCCGAACTGCTCGACCTGATCGACCCGGACCTGGCGCAGGTGGCCGCCGACGTGCTGGCCGAGCACGACGCGATCTATGCCGACCAGGCGCTCGACGATCACGTCAACCGGATGTGCCTGGCCGACGCGCGGCTGTTCCTGCCCGGCCTGAACCTGACCTACACCGACCGGGCGAGCATGGCCGCCTCGGCGGAGGTGCGGGTCCCGTTCGTCGACGTCGAGGTGGTCAAGGCCGCCTTCGCGTTGTCCGGTGCGGAGAAGATCCGCGGCCGGCGCGGGAAACTGGCGTTGAAGCAGGCCGCGGCGAGCGTGCTGCCGGACTCGGTGGTGCACCGCCCGAAGGGTTTGTTCAGCGCGCCGTTGCGGTCCTGGATGTCCGGGGCACTCGCCCCGCTCGTGTCGGAGATGGTCGCCGACGGGGAACTGGTGGCGGCCGGGTTCCTGCGCCGCGACGCGGTGCGGCGCCTGATCGCGCAGGACGCGGCCCGCAGCGAGGACCGCGCCAAGCACCTGTGGCACCTGCTCACGCTGGAGTTCTGGTACCGGCAGGCGGGCGCGGCCGGGGTGTCGGCCGGGCGGGCAGCCGGTACGTCGATGGTCACCGCGGCCTGA
- a CDS encoding bi-domain-containing oxidoreductase: MLQVAQNYKSGELSLIEVPVPACKPGGVLVRTRYSLISTGTELMKVSEASLSLLGKARARPDQVAKVLASASSQGPVATYRKVTNKLDSWTPLGYSLCGVVTEVGAGVRDLSVGDLVAAAGNEHALHAEQNWIPRNLCTRVGPEVDPAHAAFATVGAIALQGVRRAEPALGENALVLGLGLIGQLAVQLLVANGVRVLGADLSPQRCKLAEQSGALCAAPPGPALDNVIAGFTGGRGVDHVLITAGSKDAAPVELAVRSARDRGRVVDIGKCVMTFPWNAAYEKELDVRFSRSYGPGRYDPDYELHGRDYPAGYVRWTERRNLECFVDLVARGRLDIGALISRVADFSDAVETYRRLSQGQLDAVAVLFRYPAPEETPVEPAVGERETHSGAAVPGTATKAPQSVPDAAPCRARPATRPLQVGFVGAGAYAGSMLLPHLTGRADVRLSRVVTTTALSAANAAGKFGFAAAGTDLSEVLEDPAIDAVFVVTRHSSHAELTARALRSGKAVFVEKPLALSEEEIRLVTDAVAESGNDRLHVGFNRRFAPLLRAAKGRLGRRVGPATVRYLVNAGPLGKDSWYTQTATEGSRFAGEGGHFLDTVTWLLGARPVSVFATATREQADLQILLRYDDDSTAAITYASAGSPKAGKEFLEVIADGTLMRLDDFRRATVHGPTRWSSGRLPVAPDKGQRGQLEAFTAAVLHGTPMPIRLESLIATTRATLAVARSLATGGPVAVEPARVALPPVGVA, encoded by the coding sequence ATGCTGCAGGTGGCGCAGAACTACAAGAGCGGTGAGCTGAGCCTCATCGAGGTCCCGGTGCCCGCGTGCAAGCCCGGCGGGGTGCTGGTGCGAACCCGCTACTCGCTGATCTCCACCGGTACCGAGCTGATGAAGGTCTCCGAAGCCTCGTTGTCCTTGCTGGGCAAGGCCCGGGCCCGGCCGGACCAGGTCGCCAAGGTGCTGGCCTCGGCCTCCAGCCAGGGTCCGGTCGCCACCTACCGCAAGGTCACCAACAAGCTGGACTCGTGGACCCCGCTGGGTTACTCGCTGTGCGGGGTGGTGACCGAGGTCGGCGCCGGGGTGCGCGACCTGAGCGTCGGGGACCTCGTCGCCGCGGCCGGCAACGAGCACGCGCTGCACGCCGAGCAGAACTGGATCCCGCGCAACCTGTGCACCCGCGTCGGTCCGGAGGTCGACCCGGCGCACGCGGCGTTCGCCACCGTGGGGGCGATCGCGCTGCAGGGCGTGCGGCGGGCCGAGCCGGCGCTGGGGGAGAACGCGTTGGTGCTCGGGCTGGGCCTGATCGGGCAGTTGGCCGTGCAGTTGCTCGTCGCCAACGGGGTGCGGGTGCTGGGCGCGGACCTCTCCCCGCAGCGCTGCAAGTTGGCCGAGCAGAGCGGCGCGTTGTGCGCGGCCCCGCCGGGACCGGCGTTGGACAACGTGATCGCCGGGTTCACCGGCGGCCGCGGGGTCGACCACGTGCTGATCACCGCCGGGTCGAAGGACGCCGCCCCGGTGGAGTTGGCGGTGCGCTCGGCGCGGGACCGCGGCCGGGTCGTCGACATCGGCAAGTGCGTGATGACCTTCCCGTGGAACGCCGCCTACGAGAAGGAACTCGACGTCCGCTTCTCCCGTTCCTACGGCCCGGGCCGCTACGACCCGGACTACGAACTGCACGGGCGGGACTACCCGGCCGGTTACGTGCGCTGGACCGAGCGACGCAATCTGGAGTGCTTCGTCGACCTGGTCGCCCGCGGCCGACTGGACATCGGTGCGCTGATCTCCCGCGTCGCCGATTTCTCCGACGCCGTCGAGACCTACCGCCGGTTGTCGCAGGGGCAACTCGACGCGGTGGCGGTGCTGTTCCGCTACCCGGCACCGGAGGAGACGCCCGTCGAGCCGGCGGTCGGCGAGCGAGAAACCCATAGCGGCGCGGCGGTTCCGGGCACCGCGACGAAGGCGCCGCAGTCCGTGCCGGACGCCGCGCCGTGCCGCGCCCGGCCGGCGACCCGGCCGCTGCAGGTCGGTTTCGTCGGCGCCGGCGCGTACGCCGGTTCGATGCTGTTGCCGCACCTGACCGGTCGCGCCGACGTGCGGCTGTCGCGGGTGGTGACCACGACCGCGCTGTCGGCGGCCAACGCGGCCGGCAAGTTCGGTTTCGCCGCGGCCGGCACGGACCTGAGCGAGGTTCTGGAGGATCCGGCGATCGACGCGGTGTTCGTGGTCACCCGGCACTCCTCGCACGCGGAGTTGACCGCGCGGGCGTTGCGTTCCGGCAAGGCGGTGTTCGTGGAGAAGCCGCTGGCTCTCTCGGAGGAGGAGATCCGGCTGGTGACCGACGCGGTCGCGGAGTCCGGCAACGACCGTCTGCACGTCGGGTTCAACCGCCGCTTCGCCCCGCTGCTGCGGGCGGCCAAGGGCCGCCTGGGGCGCCGGGTCGGCCCGGCGACCGTGCGCTACCTGGTGAATGCCGGGCCGCTGGGCAAGGACTCCTGGTACACGCAGACCGCGACCGAGGGCAGCCGATTCGCCGGTGAGGGCGGGCATTTCCTCGACACGGTCACCTGGCTGCTCGGCGCCCGCCCGGTCTCGGTGTTCGCCACCGCCACCCGGGAGCAGGCCGACCTGCAGATCCTCCTGCGGTACGACGATGACTCCACGGCCGCGATCACCTACGCGTCGGCGGGCAGCCCGAAGGCCGGCAAGGAGTTCCTGGAGGTCATCGCCGACGGGACGCTGATGCGACTGGACGACTTCCGGCGCGCCACCGTGCACGGCCCGACGCGGTGGAGCTCCGGGCGGCTGCCGGTCGCGCCGGACAAGGGCCAACGCGGCCAACTCGAGGCCTTCACCGCCGCGGTGCTGCACGGCACCCCGATGCCGATCCGCCTGGAGTCCCTGATCGCCACGACCCGCGCGACCCTCGCGGTCGCCCGCAGCCTGGCCACCGGCGGCCCGGTCGCGGTCGAGCCCGCGCGGGTCGCCCTGCCCCCGGTCGGCGTGGCCTGA